In a genomic window of Jaculus jaculus isolate mJacJac1 chromosome 8, mJacJac1.mat.Y.cur, whole genome shotgun sequence:
- the LOC123462858 gene encoding protein PHTF2-like, whose product MASKVTDAVVWYQKKTGAYDQQIWEKSVEQREIKGLRNKPKKTAHVKPDLIDVDLVRGSAFAKAKPESPWTSLTRKGIVRVVFFPFFFRWWLQVTSKVIFFWLLVLYLLQVAAVALFCSAPSPPCIPLTEVIGPIWLMLLLGTVLCQILSTRTSKPPLSTGGKRRYCLSEAIVL is encoded by the coding sequence ATGGCGTCCAAAGTCACAGATGCTGTAGTCTGGTATCAAAAGAAGACTGGAGCATATGACCAACAAATATGGGAAAAATCTGTTGAACAAAGAGAAATCAAGGGGTtaagaaacaaaccaaagaaaacagcaCATGTGAAACCAGACCTCATAGATGTTGATCTTGTAAGAGGGTCTGCATTTGCTAAGGCAAAGCCTGAAAGTCCTTGGACTTCTCTGACTAGAAAAGGGATTGTTCGAGTTgtatttttcccctttttcttccGGTGGTGGTTACAAGTGACATCGAAGGTCATCTTTTTCTGGCTTCTTGTCCTTTATCTTCTTCAAGTTGCCGCAGTAGCATTATTCTGCTCCGCTCCTAGTCCACCTTGCATACCTCTAACGGAAGTGATCGGGCCAATATGGCTGATGCTGCTCTTGGGAACTGTGCTCTGCCAGATTTTGTCAACAAGAACATCCAAACCTCCTCTAAGCACAGGCGGGAAAAGAAGGTACTGCCTTTCAGAAGCAATTGTTTTGTAG